A section of the Cervus canadensis isolate Bull #8, Minnesota chromosome 8, ASM1932006v1, whole genome shotgun sequence genome encodes:
- the LOC122446147 gene encoding homeobox protein Hox-B4-like, with protein MSGRGGSLLGGDLSCTEWLGSSGQDTRSARGQPRPGAQATPRPPPATVTQPPPTPEGGATPEEPINTTPRLQLTCKRKLLAEAGEGTSLPSMDRRSRPCAQPRPAPPSPDHQGPWRGLQTQAPLAFPESSRH; from the exons ATGTCTGGACGTGGCGGTTCTCTGCTGGGTGGGGACCTGTCCTGCACGGAGTGGTTGGGGAGCAGTGGCCAGGACACACGCTCTGCCCGTGGGCAGCCCCGCCCAGGTGCGCAGGCCACGCCTCGCCCCCCTCCAGCGACGGTGACCCAGCCCCCGCCCACTCCCGAGGGCGGGGCCACGCCAGAGGAGCCCATCAACACTACCCCTCGACTTCAGCTGACATGCAAACGGAAGCTTCTTGCTGAAGCAG GAGAAGGCACCTCCCTTCCCAGCATGGACAGGCGGTCCCGGCCCTGCGCCCAGCCCCGCCCAGCTCCACCCAGTCCGGACCACCAAGGGCCCTGGCGGGGCCTCCAGACCCAAGCCCCTCTGGCCTTCCCAGAG AGTTCCAGACACTGA